From the Pseudarthrobacter sp. MM222 genome, one window contains:
- a CDS encoding S1C family serine protease, which produces MNETAQVKARKRIGAGGLMACMLAAGLLGGGTVAGATTFLNASSPVASTSQTAEFTPVIVNNPDSVNAVTAAAQKATPSVVTISATTADSGGTGSGIILDADGHILTNMHVVTLDGEAASAVIEVRTSDGSVYPGTVVGADALADLAVVKIDAEGLVPASLGDSAKVNVGDTAVAIGAPLGLSGTVTDGIVSAANRAIETASSAAPSTQSRSRSATAAQASVSMNVIQTDAAINPGNSGGALVNTKGEVIGVNVAIATADSTSSSSSSGNIGVGFSIPINEASRVAQEIIANGSATHGQLGLSVQDMASGPASGFTTGAEISAVTPGSGAASAGLKAGDVITGLAGRSITDASELTAAAHEHAAGTTVKVTYQRGGKELSTDVVLGSATAG; this is translated from the coding sequence ATGAACGAAACCGCACAAGTGAAGGCCAGGAAGCGGATCGGTGCCGGTGGACTCATGGCCTGCATGTTGGCCGCCGGCCTTCTCGGCGGGGGCACTGTCGCCGGAGCAACAACTTTCTTGAACGCATCGTCCCCGGTGGCAAGTACATCGCAAACCGCGGAATTCACCCCCGTGATCGTCAACAACCCCGACAGCGTCAACGCCGTTACGGCGGCGGCGCAGAAGGCGACGCCCAGCGTGGTGACGATCAGCGCGACCACCGCCGACTCGGGCGGAACCGGCTCGGGCATCATCTTGGATGCGGACGGCCACATCCTGACCAATATGCACGTCGTCACCCTGGACGGCGAAGCCGCCAGCGCGGTCATCGAAGTCCGCACCAGCGACGGTAGCGTATATCCGGGGACGGTGGTTGGCGCGGACGCGCTCGCGGACCTAGCAGTCGTGAAGATCGACGCCGAGGGGCTGGTCCCCGCTTCGCTGGGCGACTCAGCGAAAGTCAACGTCGGGGACACAGCCGTCGCCATTGGCGCACCCCTGGGACTCAGCGGCACGGTCACGGATGGCATCGTATCGGCCGCCAACCGTGCCATTGAAACGGCTTCCTCGGCCGCGCCCAGCACACAGAGCCGGAGCCGCAGTGCCACGGCCGCCCAGGCCTCGGTCAGCATGAACGTCATCCAGACGGACGCGGCCATCAATCCCGGCAATTCCGGCGGCGCCCTGGTGAACACCAAGGGCGAGGTCATTGGCGTGAACGTGGCCATTGCCACCGCCGACTCCACGTCCTCCTCGTCCTCGTCCGGAAACATCGGCGTCGGCTTCTCGATCCCCATCAACGAGGCGTCACGGGTGGCGCAGGAAATCATCGCCAACGGGTCCGCCACGCACGGGCAGCTCGGACTCTCCGTACAGGACATGGCCTCCGGACCGGCCTCAGGGTTCACCACAGGGGCGGAGATCTCCGCGGTGACACCAGGATCCGGCGCGGCCTCGGCCGGCCTGAAAGCGGGCGACGTCATCACAGGCCTGGCCGGGCGCAGCATCACCGATGCCTCGGAGCTCACGGCCGCCGCCCACGAACACGCAGCCGGGACCACCGTCAAGGTCACCTACCAGCGAGGCGGCAAGGAACTGAGCACGGACGTAGTGCTGGGGAGTGCGACGGCGGGGTGA
- a CDS encoding FAD-dependent oxidoreductase: MTERIVVVGFGPVAARLIDELLPAVRSGVAQLTVIGEEAEAAYNRVLVADLGVGRTTASALALSDAAALVADGVDVRLGVRVRRVDRARQQLILTDGTSPGYDRLVFATGSRPVIPNLTGLNPDPAAPVLPPGVTALRDLRDASVLQAAVAGGKRVVVLGGGVLGLETALAAAEEGATVTVVHNGPHPLGRNIDRGGGAVLAASLRNCGVRVAGNARSVGVEHNAPDGGFSALLLDDGSAIDGDLLVLSCGVRPRTELAEGCGLSTAAGILVDHKLRAHHEPHIFAIGDCAEVRCPEPDCLECRTARGPSGLVGPGWRQAEWLADYLTLLASEAAAEAEALPALPAEKPGVIVLKARGLNMAVAGDNAAEPWDEEALTAGAVNGRARLQIAQWADPEHGRYVKMTTRAGVLEGLVSVGMPRTAAELVQLFERGAELPADRSLLLRLDGPDQAAAAGAADPERTVCRCAGVSGTKIAAAVTDGCGTVAEVSGATRAGTGCGGCHEDIKGIIEKHFQGAVA; the protein is encoded by the coding sequence ATGACCGAGCGGATTGTTGTGGTGGGCTTCGGGCCGGTGGCCGCACGGCTGATCGACGAGCTGTTGCCGGCGGTGCGCAGCGGGGTGGCGCAGCTGACGGTAATCGGCGAGGAGGCGGAGGCCGCGTACAACCGCGTGCTGGTGGCCGATTTGGGCGTCGGGCGGACGACGGCTTCGGCCTTGGCGCTGTCCGATGCGGCGGCGCTGGTTGCCGACGGCGTGGACGTCCGGCTCGGCGTGCGCGTCCGCCGCGTGGACCGTGCCCGGCAGCAGCTGATTCTCACCGACGGTACCTCCCCCGGCTACGACCGGCTGGTCTTCGCCACCGGCTCCCGTCCCGTCATTCCCAACCTCACCGGGCTCAACCCGGATCCGGCCGCACCCGTCCTGCCGCCGGGCGTGACCGCGCTGCGGGACCTGCGGGACGCCTCGGTGCTGCAGGCGGCTGTGGCGGGCGGCAAGCGCGTGGTGGTCCTCGGCGGCGGCGTGCTCGGCCTGGAGACGGCACTGGCCGCGGCCGAAGAGGGCGCCACCGTGACCGTGGTGCACAACGGCCCGCACCCGCTGGGCCGCAACATCGACCGCGGCGGCGGCGCCGTCCTGGCCGCGAGCCTGCGGAACTGCGGTGTGCGGGTGGCCGGCAACGCGCGCTCCGTCGGGGTGGAACACAACGCGCCCGACGGCGGCTTCTCGGCGTTGCTGCTGGATGACGGTTCCGCGATCGACGGCGACCTGCTGGTCCTCTCCTGCGGCGTCCGTCCCCGGACCGAGCTCGCGGAAGGCTGCGGACTGTCGACGGCGGCCGGCATCCTGGTGGACCACAAGCTCCGGGCGCACCACGAACCCCACATCTTCGCGATCGGCGACTGCGCCGAGGTCCGCTGCCCGGAACCGGACTGCCTTGAGTGCCGGACCGCGCGCGGCCCGTCCGGGCTTGTGGGCCCGGGCTGGCGGCAGGCCGAATGGCTGGCCGACTACCTGACGCTGCTGGCGTCCGAGGCTGCTGCCGAGGCCGAGGCCCTGCCGGCACTTCCGGCGGAGAAGCCCGGCGTGATTGTCCTCAAAGCCCGGGGCCTGAACATGGCCGTTGCCGGCGATAACGCCGCGGAGCCGTGGGATGAGGAAGCGCTGACGGCCGGTGCCGTGAACGGGCGGGCCCGGCTGCAGATCGCCCAGTGGGCCGATCCCGAGCACGGCCGCTACGTGAAGATGACCACCCGCGCGGGAGTCCTCGAAGGCCTGGTGTCGGTAGGCATGCCCCGCACCGCGGCCGAGCTGGTGCAGCTCTTTGAACGCGGCGCCGAGCTTCCCGCGGACCGGTCGCTGCTGCTGCGGCTGGACGGGCCGGACCAGGCGGCGGCTGCCGGTGCGGCCGATCCCGAGCGGACCGTGTGCCGGTGCGCCGGTGTCAGCGGAACGAAGATTGCTGCTGCCGTGACTGACGGGTGCGGGACGGTGGCCGAGGTTTCCGGTGCCACCCGCGCCGGCACCGGCTGCGGCGGCTGCCACGAGGACATCAAGGGAATTATCGAAAAGCACTTTCAGGGGGCCGTGGCGTAG